A section of the Citrus sinensis cultivar Valencia sweet orange chromosome 8, DVS_A1.0, whole genome shotgun sequence genome encodes:
- the LOC127899408 gene encoding protein FAR1-RELATED SEQUENCE 5-like, producing MITNMFWVDAKMIIDYGHFGDVAMSGKAPKTIITNQDAAMAKAISQVMPNTYHKLCMWHMMQNALKHIRSVFNGFNGVKSVLPNLIDKIEEEYDFFTTWNNMLDEYDMHTNDWLSSIFKLKEKWAFTYVRHVWSAGMKSTQLSKSFHASLKDYLKSDHNVSQFFMHFERVLKDMRYKELEAKYESCFRLVNTKISVKILIQAREVYTKKIFEDFQDQFEDAVDLSIPNEYIFKRWTKQARFKSVQDINGREIQADPKLQQTCRYRSMCSIFTRISNRASESEKADNLTYLHASNLAKLVENILQLEREGDKEKEYELSPP from the exons ATGATTACAAATATGTTCTGGGTTGATGCTAAAATGATAATTGATTATGGTCATTTTGGAGATGTT GCTATGTCAGGAAAAGCTCCAAAAACTATTATCACTAATCAAGATGCAGCAATGGCAAAGGCTATTTCACAGGTGATGCCAAACACATACCATAAACTTTGTATGTGGCATATGATGCAAAATGCATTAAAGCATATAAGGTCTGTGTTTAACGGTTTTAATGGGGTGAAAAGTGTCTTACCTAATTTGATAGATAAAATAGAGGAAGAATATGATTTCTTTACTACTTGGAATAATATGCTTGATGAATACGATATGCATACCAATGATTGGCTAAGTAGCatatttaagttaaaagaGAAATGGGCTTTTACATATGTTAGACATGTGTGGTCTGCTGGGATGAAAAGTACTCAACTTAGCAAAAGTTTTCATGCTAGcttgaaagattatttgaaATCAGACCATAATGTGTCACAATTTTTCATGCACTTTGAAAGAGTGTTGAAAGATATGCGATATAAGGAGTTAGAAGCAAAATATGAATCATGCTTTCGGTTGGTTAATACGAAAATATctgtcaaaatattgattcAGGCAAGAGAAGTTTACACAAAAAAGATATTTGAAGATTTTCAAGATCAGTTTGAAGATGCCGTTGATTTATCAATCCCCAACGAATATATCTTTAAAAGGTGGACAAAACAAGCCAGATTTAAAAGTGTACAAGACATTAATGGACGTGAGATCCAAGCAGATCcaaaattacaacaaacatGTCGATATAGATCTATGTGCTCCATTTTCACCAGGATATCAAATAGAGCTTCTGAGAGTGAAAAGGCCGATAATCTAACGTATCTACATGCAAGTAATTTAGCTAAATTGGtcgaaaatattttacaattagaAAGGGAGGGtgacaaggaaaaagaatatgAATTATCTCCTCCCTAG
- the LOC127899409 gene encoding uncharacterized protein LOC127899409: MDTEELIRKCQAINIKEEDKAKITLEVNLEKKKEQMMAGCLMGKVMLAKGVNKEGLKAALQQVWRTFKEVKIESVGNNIFMFKFTEEADKKRVLKGGPWHFDRALIVLAEPKGIGEVVKQSFTHTSFWVQIRNVPLACMDKDFLRDLGGKIGSVEEVQTDDNGDCIGEYARIRVSINITRLLERILFLKQEGETDIPMPVVYERLPDFCYCCGIIGHQYKECGKYQDQPRGDLPYGSWMKAITVEGFTKRNQNKGRWNYGAGKSDEKSASSENHSF, translated from the coding sequence ATGGACACTGAAGAGCTAATTCGCAAGTGTCAAGCAATAAATATCAAAGAGGAAGACAAAGCCAAAATAACACTGGAGgtgaatttggaaaaaaagaaagaacaaatgaTGGCAGGCTGCTTAATGGGTAAGGTAATGCTCGCAAAGGGAGTAAATAAAGAGGGTCTTAAGGCTGCGTTACAGCAGGTGTGGAGGACTTTCAAAGAAGTCAAAATCGAAAGCGTGGGAAACAACATCTTCATGTTTAAATTTACTGAAGAAGCAGACAAGAAAAGAGTGCTAAAAGGGGGACCATGGCACTTCGACAGGGCGTTGATTGTACTCGCTGAGCCAAAGGGGATTGGGGAAGTCGTAAAACAATCTTTTACTCATACATCCTTTTGGGTGCAGATTCGTAATGTTCCGCTAGCGTGTATGGATAAAGATTTTCTCCGGGACCTGGGTGGGAAGATAGGATCAGTAGAAGAGGTTCAAACTGATGATAATGGAGATTGTATTGGGGAATATGCCAGAATAAGAGTTTCAATTAATATAACACGGCTGTTAGAGAGGATTCTATTTCTAAAGCAAGAAGGTGAAACTGATATCCCAATGCCAGTGGTCTACGAACGTTTGCCGGATTTTTGTTATTGCTGTGGCATTATTGGACATCAATACAAAGAGTGTGGCAAGTACCAAGACCAACCAAGAGGAGATCTACCATATGGGAGTTGGATGAAAGCGATTACGGTAGAGGGCTTCACAAAGAGGAATCAGAACAAGGGAAGGTGGAACTATGGGGCTGGAAAATCGGATGAAAAATCAGCAAGCTCAGAAAATCACAGCTTCTAG